The Candidatus Baltobacteraceae bacterium genome has a window encoding:
- a CDS encoding serine hydrolase domain-containing protein, whose product MNVEAARDYARKHALEAFSVVRGEETLAQEYGSGFRADDAHRLYSGTKSFWGVAAIYAQRDGLLQLDELVADTIPVWRDDPWKRRVSLRMLLSLTSGFGFGGLGSAVPPYSRALGMELKNEPGTTFTYGGIPLQVFGAVLAQKLSPKTPHEYLQTRVLEPAGVRIASWRKLADGTQPLPTGASLSVRDWLAYGKFVLTQRATLAQCFAGSKANARYGLGWWLRAPGAPDDLFYASGSGGQALYVVPSHDVVAVHFGKSASYKHEPLLKRLFSDA is encoded by the coding sequence ATGAACGTCGAAGCGGCACGTGACTACGCGCGTAAGCACGCGCTGGAGGCCTTCAGCGTGGTGCGCGGCGAGGAGACGCTGGCGCAGGAGTACGGCAGCGGATTTCGCGCCGACGACGCGCATCGGTTATACAGCGGAACGAAGAGTTTCTGGGGCGTTGCCGCGATCTACGCGCAGCGCGACGGCCTGCTGCAGCTCGACGAGCTCGTCGCCGACACGATTCCCGTCTGGCGCGACGATCCGTGGAAGCGCCGCGTTAGCCTGCGCATGCTGCTTTCGCTCACGTCGGGTTTCGGTTTCGGCGGATTGGGCAGCGCGGTGCCCCCCTATTCGCGGGCCCTCGGTATGGAGCTCAAGAACGAGCCTGGAACGACGTTTACGTACGGCGGCATTCCGCTTCAAGTCTTCGGCGCCGTGCTCGCGCAGAAACTTTCGCCGAAGACGCCGCACGAGTATCTGCAGACGCGCGTGCTCGAACCGGCCGGCGTCCGCATCGCGTCGTGGCGAAAGCTCGCCGACGGAACGCAGCCGCTTCCTACCGGCGCGTCGCTGTCGGTGCGTGATTGGCTCGCGTACGGAAAATTCGTGCTGACCCAACGCGCGACCCTTGCGCAGTGCTTTGCCGGATCAAAGGCAAACGCGCGTTACGGACTGGGCTGGTGGTTACGCGCGCCCGGGGCGCCCGACGATCTGTTCTATGCGAGCGGATCCGGCGGTCAGGCGCTCTACGTGGTGCCGTCGCACGACGTCGTGGCGGTGCACTTCGGCAAGAGCGCTTCGTACAAACACGAGCCGCTGCTCAAGCGCCTGTTTTCGGACGCTTGA
- a CDS encoding sugar porter family MFS transporter: MRPFVFLVASVGALGGLLFGYDTGVISGAILFINRDFALPTQLQEFTISVVLIGCIAGAAAAGWLADRVGRRRTLLLAGVIFILGALISALTPDETILLVGRFVVGLGIGFSSVVAPLYISEVAPKDVRGALVSLYQFAITIGILGAYVVDYALALSGNWRLMLGIAIVPSLVLVIGMFVMPETARYLFKIGRDAAARDELSRMYGAGDGPAEEEKSIRESLALEGGGKLSDLFSTRGVRLALFIGVTLAVLQQVTGINTVIYYGPQIFQLAGISSNSASILAETLVGTVNCLSTLIAIFFVDRIGRKPLLYAGVSGMFVGLAALAYAFAQPRLSGSLSTIALFSMMLYVGCFAFSLGPILWLLISEIFPLRLRGLGMSVSTLANWVGNFVVSQFFLTMLAKLGTSLTFATYAVLCLVTIFFVRTTVPETKQELLEQVSFNVASEAG; encoded by the coding sequence ATGAGGCCATTCGTCTTTTTGGTCGCGTCTGTAGGTGCGCTCGGCGGATTGCTCTTCGGCTACGACACCGGCGTGATTTCGGGCGCCATTCTCTTCATCAATCGAGACTTCGCGCTGCCCACACAGCTGCAAGAGTTCACCATCAGCGTCGTGCTGATCGGGTGTATCGCCGGTGCGGCCGCGGCCGGCTGGCTGGCCGATCGCGTCGGGCGTCGCCGCACGCTTTTGCTCGCCGGAGTGATCTTCATTCTCGGCGCGCTCATATCGGCGCTTACGCCCGACGAGACCATCTTGCTCGTGGGTCGTTTCGTCGTCGGCCTTGGTATCGGATTCAGCTCGGTGGTTGCGCCGCTCTATATCTCCGAAGTAGCGCCGAAGGACGTGCGCGGCGCGCTCGTCTCGCTTTACCAGTTTGCCATCACCATCGGAATTCTCGGGGCGTACGTCGTCGATTACGCGTTGGCTCTCAGCGGCAACTGGCGGCTGATGCTCGGAATCGCAATCGTCCCCTCGCTGGTGCTCGTCATCGGCATGTTCGTGATGCCCGAGACCGCGCGCTATCTTTTCAAAATTGGGCGCGACGCGGCTGCGCGCGACGAGCTCTCGCGCATGTACGGCGCGGGCGACGGACCGGCGGAAGAAGAGAAGTCGATTCGGGAAAGCTTGGCGTTGGAGGGCGGCGGCAAACTGAGCGATCTCTTTAGCACGCGCGGGGTTCGCCTCGCGCTCTTCATCGGCGTGACGCTGGCCGTGCTGCAGCAAGTCACCGGCATCAATACCGTCATTTACTATGGCCCGCAGATCTTCCAGCTGGCGGGAATCTCTTCGAACTCGGCGTCGATTCTTGCCGAAACGCTGGTCGGTACCGTGAACTGCCTGTCGACCTTGATTGCAATTTTCTTCGTCGACCGGATCGGTCGCAAGCCACTGTTATACGCCGGCGTTAGCGGCATGTTCGTGGGACTTGCCGCACTGGCGTACGCGTTCGCGCAGCCGCGCCTCTCCGGCTCCCTCAGCACGATCGCACTGTTCAGCATGATGCTCTACGTGGGCTGCTTCGCGTTTTCTCTGGGGCCGATTCTCTGGCTGCTCATCTCCGAAATCTTCCCGCTGCGGCTGCGCGGGCTCGGCATGTCGGTCTCGACCTTGGCGAATTGGGTAGGAAACTTCGTCGTCTCTCAGTTCTTCCTCACCATGCTTGCCAAGCTCGGAACGTCTTTGACTTTTGCGACGTATGCGGTGTTGTGCCTCGTAACGATTTTCTTCGTGCGTACGACCGTGCCCGAGACAAAGCAAGAGCTGCTCGAGCAAGTCAGCTTCAACGTAGCCTCCGAGGCCGGATAA
- a CDS encoding zinc-dependent alcohol dehydrogenase family protein produces MLAAVRRAGDARGRLALDEIAPPQPGAGEVLLRVRACGVCRTDLHIVDEELPPHRDRVVPGHQIVGEIAAAGDGVDRSRIGERVGVSWLGGTDGTCAQCRAGRENLCDAPVYTGYDRDGGYAEYACARADFTVPLPPQMDDADVAPLLCAGIIGFRALRVAGVEPGERVGLFGFGASAHLALQVLRAWDCQAYVSTRGAEHRAFAQRLGVAWVGDATERPPVALDRAVTFAPSGDVVVAALASLRKGGVVAINAIHLDRMPQFDYDSLLWGERQIRSVTNMTRTDARDFIELAARANVRAQTTVFPLHAVQSALDAVRGDAIDGAAVVRCNLN; encoded by the coding sequence ATGCTGGCGGCCGTGCGGCGCGCGGGCGACGCGCGCGGCCGCCTAGCGCTCGACGAAATCGCACCCCCGCAGCCGGGCGCGGGCGAAGTGCTCCTGCGCGTCCGCGCGTGCGGCGTCTGCCGGACCGATCTCCATATCGTCGACGAAGAGCTGCCGCCGCACCGCGACCGCGTCGTGCCGGGACATCAAATCGTGGGCGAAATCGCCGCGGCCGGCGACGGTGTCGACCGGTCGCGTATCGGCGAGCGCGTCGGCGTGTCGTGGTTGGGCGGTACCGACGGAACGTGCGCGCAATGCCGCGCGGGGCGCGAGAATCTCTGCGACGCGCCGGTCTACACCGGATACGATCGAGACGGAGGATACGCGGAGTACGCCTGCGCGCGGGCGGATTTCACCGTGCCGCTTCCGCCGCAGATGGACGACGCGGACGTCGCGCCGCTGCTATGCGCGGGCATCATCGGTTTTCGCGCGCTGCGCGTTGCCGGCGTCGAGCCCGGCGAGCGGGTCGGGCTCTTCGGCTTCGGCGCGTCGGCACACTTGGCGCTGCAAGTGCTGCGCGCGTGGGACTGCCAAGCGTATGTCTCGACGCGCGGCGCGGAACACCGTGCCTTCGCGCAGCGATTGGGCGTCGCGTGGGTGGGCGACGCGACCGAAAGGCCGCCCGTCGCGCTCGATCGCGCCGTAACGTTCGCCCCAAGCGGCGACGTCGTCGTCGCGGCCCTGGCGTCGCTGCGTAAAGGCGGCGTCGTCGCAATCAACGCGATCCACCTCGATCGAATGCCGCAGTTCGATTACGATTCGCTGCTCTGGGGCGAACGGCAGATTCGCAGCGTGACGAACATGACGCGCACGGACGCGCGCGACTTCATCGAGCTTGCCGCTCGAGCGAACGTCCGCGCGCAGACGACGGTCTTTCCGCTCCACGCCGTCCAATCGGCGCTCGACGCCGTGCGCGGCGACGCCATCGACGGAGCCGCGGTGGTGCGATGCAACCTCAACTAA
- a CDS encoding glycosyltransferase family 2 protein — MQPQLSVVVPVYNNWWMTARLLAELDRLRDAVPFETVVVDNASTDETQTEIARYAWVRYVRNATNLNFAGACNAGARAAQAPLTLFLNNDAYPLGDALSPLVRAFDREEVAIAGGALFFEDGVTQCAGFVVLPNAHWHYSYRNLPPDLPGVTQSRAAAGVSGAAMAVRTQWFLDAGGFDESFVNGFEDVDLCLRAREAGNAIHYVAESRFAHYEGASEGRYDRETQNERRFYERWSKAFASIPRIARGNAGAISIDVPSNASKWSTAALGDLETALGSFGHPVVRGGIKPWQLIDDRFRRAATLCWFGAKAPSGAAVAMERTFGGAEMRVRGAIELNVPWLPCAAPERADAIPLRRSADPDCRRVAVAGANRGEFAQGLRDCEIIDVPDGRFPHAEVACVIVAGFTDEAAFGNVALAQTGLPTVVIADRGMERLYAADVTVAVGRGGLSEAVARFTSSVEERERFGRLLRADAVRRFNPRRTAIRVVDLLCAARFGLERSAPAKTNAPIRL; from the coding sequence ATGCAACCTCAACTAAGCGTCGTCGTTCCCGTCTACAACAACTGGTGGATGACTGCACGTCTGCTCGCCGAGCTCGACCGGTTGCGCGACGCGGTCCCCTTCGAAACCGTCGTCGTCGACAATGCCTCGACCGACGAGACGCAAACCGAAATCGCGCGCTACGCATGGGTGCGTTACGTGCGCAACGCGACGAATCTCAACTTCGCCGGTGCCTGCAACGCCGGTGCGCGCGCCGCGCAAGCGCCGCTGACCTTGTTTCTCAACAACGACGCGTATCCGCTCGGCGACGCTCTAAGCCCGCTGGTTCGCGCGTTCGATCGCGAAGAGGTCGCGATCGCCGGCGGCGCGCTGTTCTTCGAAGACGGCGTGACGCAGTGCGCGGGGTTCGTCGTTCTGCCCAACGCGCACTGGCACTACTCGTACCGAAATCTGCCGCCCGACCTGCCGGGGGTAACGCAGTCGCGCGCCGCCGCCGGTGTGTCCGGCGCCGCCATGGCCGTGCGCACGCAATGGTTCCTCGACGCCGGCGGATTCGACGAATCGTTCGTCAACGGTTTTGAAGACGTCGATCTCTGCCTGCGCGCGCGCGAAGCCGGGAACGCGATTCATTACGTCGCCGAGTCGCGATTTGCGCACTACGAGGGCGCGTCGGAGGGACGCTACGATCGCGAGACGCAGAACGAGCGGCGCTTTTACGAACGCTGGTCGAAAGCGTTTGCGAGTATTCCGCGGATTGCGCGCGGCAACGCCGGCGCGATATCGATCGACGTGCCGTCGAACGCGTCGAAGTGGAGCACCGCCGCGCTCGGCGATCTCGAAACGGCTTTGGGATCGTTCGGACATCCGGTCGTGCGCGGCGGCATCAAGCCGTGGCAGTTGATCGACGACCGCTTTCGGCGCGCGGCGACGCTCTGCTGGTTCGGCGCCAAAGCACCCAGCGGTGCGGCCGTCGCGATGGAGCGCACTTTTGGCGGTGCGGAGATGCGCGTTCGCGGTGCGATCGAGCTGAACGTGCCGTGGCTGCCGTGCGCGGCCCCCGAGCGCGCGGACGCGATTCCGCTGCGCCGTTCGGCCGATCCCGATTGCCGGCGGGTCGCCGTTGCCGGCGCGAACCGGGGCGAGTTTGCCCAAGGGCTACGGGATTGCGAAATTATCGACGTGCCCGACGGACGATTTCCGCACGCGGAAGTTGCGTGCGTTATCGTGGCCGGCTTTACCGACGAGGCCGCGTTCGGCAACGTCGCGCTCGCTCAGACCGGACTGCCCACGGTCGTGATCGCGGATCGTGGAATGGAGCGCCTCTACGCAGCCGACGTTACGGTCGCCGTCGGGCGCGGCGGTTTATCCGAAGCCGTGGCGCGCTTTACTTCGAGCGTCGAGGAACGCGAGCGCTTCGGACGGCTGCTGCGCGCGGATGCTGTGCGCCGGTTCAACCCGCGCCGCACCGCGATTCGTGTGGTCGACTTGCTTTGTGCGGCGCGCTTCGGACTGGAGCGATCCGCGCCCGCCAAAACCAACGCGCCGATACGACTGTGA
- a CDS encoding hydantoinase B/oxoprolinase family protein gives MIDPITIEVIKSALVYASEEMGIAVRNSAYSPNIKERLDHSCALFDARARLIAQAEHIPVHLGSLPWGLRRMIETIEQQYGGMRPGEMWVANDPYITGTHLNDVTVVRPVFSHGMLVGYAANKAHHTDVGGAAPGSMPADATDLFAEGVVVPPLRLLQGDEPNAETIALFASNSRTPAARGGDLRAQIAGNYTGERRLLELYDRYGQVTVDAAVERALRDSERRMRFALRALGTGTFKSADFLEDRNGEPTLRIALSLELRGDGSVRFDYTGTSQQVPLPLNAVLGVTLSGVHYALRAVTDPTIPMNDGCFVPVDVFVPEGTLLNPHRPAAVSGGNVETSTRNADVVLQALAQAAPDRVPASSGGTMSNVMLGGTRADGTAWAFYETNGCGMGARPGADGLDGIQCHMTNTLNTPIEAIERDYPLRVTRYEFATGTGGRGKYRGGDGLIRAIELTDGIAQASLLADRHTLPPPGHNGGEPGACGRHTLVRNGAEAAIPAKTTLPLQPGDVLVIQTPGGGGYGAV, from the coding sequence GTGATCGATCCGATTACCATCGAGGTTATCAAGAGCGCGCTCGTGTACGCGAGCGAAGAGATGGGCATTGCGGTGCGCAATAGCGCGTACTCGCCGAACATCAAGGAGCGGCTCGATCACTCGTGTGCGCTGTTCGATGCGCGAGCGCGCCTGATCGCGCAAGCGGAGCACATTCCCGTTCATCTCGGCTCGCTGCCGTGGGGTTTGCGACGGATGATCGAGACCATCGAGCAGCAGTACGGCGGCATGCGGCCCGGCGAGATGTGGGTCGCCAACGATCCGTACATCACCGGTACGCATCTCAACGACGTCACGGTCGTCCGCCCGGTGTTCTCCCACGGGATGCTGGTCGGTTACGCCGCCAACAAAGCGCACCATACCGACGTCGGCGGTGCGGCGCCGGGATCGATGCCGGCCGACGCGACCGATCTTTTCGCCGAGGGCGTGGTCGTTCCGCCGCTGCGGCTGCTCCAAGGCGACGAGCCCAACGCCGAAACCATCGCACTCTTTGCGTCGAATTCGCGGACGCCGGCCGCGCGCGGCGGGGACTTGCGCGCGCAGATCGCCGGCAACTACACCGGCGAACGGCGCCTGCTCGAGCTCTACGATCGCTACGGCCAGGTCACCGTCGACGCGGCCGTCGAACGCGCGCTGCGCGACAGCGAACGGCGCATGCGCTTCGCACTGCGCGCGCTTGGAACCGGCACGTTCAAGAGCGCGGATTTTCTGGAAGATCGCAACGGCGAACCGACTTTGCGCATCGCGCTGTCGCTGGAGCTGCGCGGCGACGGCAGCGTCCGTTTCGACTATACGGGCACCTCGCAACAAGTGCCGCTGCCGCTCAACGCCGTGCTGGGCGTGACGCTTTCGGGCGTGCATTACGCGCTGCGCGCGGTCACCGATCCCACGATTCCGATGAACGACGGCTGTTTCGTGCCCGTCGACGTCTTCGTCCCCGAAGGCACCTTGCTCAATCCGCATCGTCCCGCGGCCGTATCCGGCGGCAACGTCGAAACCAGCACGCGCAACGCCGACGTCGTGCTGCAGGCGCTCGCGCAAGCCGCGCCCGATCGCGTTCCGGCGTCGAGCGGGGGCACGATGAGCAACGTCATGCTCGGCGGCACGCGCGCCGACGGCACCGCGTGGGCGTTTTACGAGACGAACGGATGCGGCATGGGCGCGCGTCCCGGCGCCGACGGTCTCGACGGCATTCAGTGTCACATGACCAACACGCTCAACACGCCGATCGAAGCGATCGAACGCGACTATCCGCTGCGGGTCACACGCTACGAGTTTGCAACCGGAACCGGCGGCAGGGGCAAATATCGCGGGGGCGACGGATTGATTCGCGCGATCGAACTGACCGATGGCATAGCGCAAGCGTCGCTGCTGGCCGACCGGCACACGCTGCCGCCGCCCGGCCACAACGGCGGCGAACCCGGTGCGTGCGGACGCCATACGCTCGTTCGCAACGGGGCGGAAGCCGCGATCCCGGCTAAGACGACCTTGCCGCTGCAGCCGGGCGACGTGCTCGTCATCCAGACGCCGGGCGGCGGCGGATACGGCGCGGTGTAG
- a CDS encoding hydantoinase/oxoprolinase family protein has translation MLRVGIDVGGTFTDLAAIDDRNGAVLRLKVPSTPSAPERAVIAALEELLAKDYTSADVAFVGHSTTIATNALLGQMGLELPRVALVTTHGFRDVIEIGRQNRSAVYDLFVQRPRPLAARADRFTVVERIDAGGNVLVPIDEPSLAQTCAALAADRPDAVAVCLLNSYVNDAHERRVAEAIAAAIPGVPITRSAAVDPEYREYERFSTAVVNAALAPIVARYLESLSEQLHRRGVAATPYVMRSDGGMSSATRVAASPAAMIESGPASGVIAAAALATASGDGKLLAFDMGGTTAKAGTIVDGSVQLATEFEAAGRTHSGRAIKGSGYPVRFPFVDLAEVSAGGGTIAWIDEAGSLRVGPLSAGADPGPACYGRSDKATVTDANVVLGRLHQTHLLGGTFPIDASRSRAAIEALASRLELSVEATAAGIVTLIDAEMAKVLRIVTVERGEDPREFTLVAYGGGGPLHACALALELGIARVLVPAHPGIFSAQGLLVAGVAAHFVEPLLCDIDGASLDELEKTCSSLEARGREELLEQGVDAATIEFRRTYDARYAGQSFELSIPHAASLDDVAAHFHRAHRARYGYHVPNERIELVNARVTGSGKLPSATHVILSVAPEGREVEGQAHPTNSGVKRRVWVGDAYANVPVYQRDALQPQKTVEGPAIVEQYDATTYVPPRWKCEVRETLVLVRA, from the coding sequence ATGCTTCGCGTCGGTATTGACGTCGGGGGAACGTTCACGGATCTCGCCGCGATCGACGATCGCAACGGCGCGGTGCTGCGTTTGAAAGTTCCGTCGACGCCCAGCGCGCCCGAGCGCGCCGTGATCGCGGCGCTCGAGGAGCTGCTCGCCAAGGACTACACGAGCGCCGACGTCGCGTTCGTCGGTCACTCGACCACCATAGCGACCAACGCCCTGCTCGGCCAAATGGGGCTCGAGCTGCCGCGCGTCGCGCTGGTCACGACGCACGGATTTCGCGACGTCATCGAAATCGGCCGGCAGAATCGCAGCGCGGTGTACGATCTGTTCGTGCAGCGGCCGCGGCCGCTCGCCGCGCGCGCCGATCGCTTCACGGTCGTCGAACGTATCGACGCGGGCGGCAACGTGCTCGTCCCAATCGACGAACCGTCGCTCGCGCAGACCTGCGCGGCGCTCGCGGCGGACCGCCCCGATGCGGTGGCCGTCTGTCTGCTCAACTCATACGTCAACGACGCACACGAACGGCGCGTCGCCGAAGCGATCGCTGCGGCGATTCCCGGCGTTCCGATCACGCGCTCTGCCGCGGTCGATCCCGAGTATCGGGAGTACGAACGCTTCTCGACCGCCGTCGTCAACGCGGCGCTCGCACCGATCGTCGCGCGCTATTTGGAAAGTCTCTCGGAGCAGTTGCATCGACGCGGCGTCGCCGCAACGCCGTACGTGATGCGCAGCGACGGCGGCATGTCCTCGGCAACGCGCGTCGCCGCATCGCCCGCGGCGATGATTGAAAGCGGGCCGGCATCCGGCGTGATTGCCGCCGCCGCGTTGGCGACGGCGTCGGGCGACGGAAAACTCCTCGCCTTCGATATGGGCGGCACCACGGCCAAAGCGGGAACGATCGTCGACGGCAGCGTGCAGCTCGCTACGGAGTTCGAAGCGGCGGGAAGAACGCATAGCGGCCGCGCGATCAAGGGCAGCGGCTACCCGGTACGGTTTCCGTTCGTCGATCTGGCCGAAGTGAGCGCGGGCGGCGGGACGATCGCGTGGATCGACGAGGCGGGTTCGCTGCGCGTCGGTCCGCTCTCGGCGGGCGCCGATCCGGGTCCCGCGTGTTACGGGCGATCCGACAAGGCCACGGTCACCGACGCCAACGTCGTATTGGGACGATTACATCAAACGCACTTGCTCGGCGGTACGTTTCCGATCGACGCGTCGCGCTCGCGCGCGGCAATCGAAGCGCTCGCGAGCCGGCTCGAGTTGAGCGTCGAAGCAACGGCCGCCGGCATCGTCACGTTGATCGACGCCGAGATGGCCAAAGTGCTGCGCATCGTCACCGTCGAGCGCGGCGAGGATCCGCGCGAGTTTACGCTGGTCGCCTACGGCGGCGGCGGCCCGCTGCACGCGTGCGCGCTCGCACTCGAGCTGGGCATCGCACGCGTGCTCGTTCCGGCGCATCCCGGCATCTTTTCCGCGCAAGGCTTGCTGGTCGCCGGCGTGGCCGCGCACTTCGTCGAGCCCCTGCTCTGCGACATCGACGGCGCGTCGTTGGACGAGCTGGAAAAAACGTGTTCGTCGCTGGAGGCGCGCGGCCGCGAAGAACTGCTCGAACAAGGCGTCGACGCGGCGACGATCGAGTTCAGACGGACGTACGACGCTCGATACGCGGGCCAAAGCTTCGAACTCTCGATCCCGCACGCTGCCTCGCTCGACGACGTCGCCGCGCATTTCCATCGCGCGCATCGCGCCCGCTACGGCTATCACGTCCCCAACGAACGCATCGAACTCGTCAACGCACGCGTAACGGGAAGCGGAAAATTGCCTTCTGCAACGCATGTCATCCTGAGCGTAGCGCCCGAGGGGCGCGAAGTCGAAGGGCAGGCGCATCCCACCAACAGCGGCGTGAAGCGCCGTGTCTGGGTCGGGGACGCCTATGCGAACGTTCCGGTCTATCAACGCGACGCGCTCCAGCCGCAGAAGACCGTCGAGGGACCGGCGATCGTCGAGCAGTACGATGCGACCACGTACGTTCCGCCGCGCTGGAAGTGCGAGGTTCGCGAGACGCTGGTGCTGGTGCGAGCGTGA
- a CDS encoding OmpA family protein — translation MRVRTIAALVCAILFAACAKSQQAAESPSAAPTVAPTASPLESASPLESAPPTASPSPEPTMPTPPPGLPPGWSDQSERAVNGREAALLVRTGSIDNLGFGWPPHFTPFSGESTPAHPWPCQVRPGAAPGTDRIMLGSGVPVGPDGVAKSPLEGYSGCAKRPDDLPVPIVLQIGSLPANVHSIFLQVFVDDFQPVPMHSRFQVTLNGTRIPTFEDTINQLDQTGPIGKLLTLQLLPEYWPIVKSGTVNLLFDDPTTGKADGYAVDFARILVNPKPWRYAVTISCNVIDAADQKPIARADVEAAGVTARTDASGHCALRNVPAGLVSVSANAVGYDGAVQLLDLPAGKLGTADFQLKRHKETVADLKKQIQENGSVAIYGIHFDTASAKIRPDSLPSLNRILELVRSSPGSRWIIAGHTDNQGGADYNMGLSLARARSVVAWLVQHGVSAGDLTAKGYGLTRPIADNSTEAGRALNRRVEVAIQK, via the coding sequence ATGCGCGTACGGACGATCGCCGCCTTGGTCTGCGCGATACTTTTCGCGGCGTGCGCGAAATCGCAACAAGCAGCCGAGAGCCCCTCGGCGGCTCCAACTGTCGCTCCCACCGCATCACCGCTCGAATCCGCATCGCCGCTCGAGTCCGCGCCTCCGACGGCGTCGCCGTCGCCGGAACCGACGATGCCGACGCCGCCTCCGGGTTTGCCGCCCGGGTGGTCGGATCAGTCGGAGCGCGCCGTCAACGGTCGCGAAGCCGCTTTACTCGTCCGTACCGGTTCGATCGATAATCTCGGATTCGGCTGGCCGCCGCACTTCACGCCGTTCTCGGGCGAATCGACACCCGCGCATCCATGGCCCTGCCAGGTGCGTCCCGGCGCCGCACCGGGAACCGATCGCATCATGCTGGGCAGCGGCGTTCCGGTCGGTCCCGACGGCGTTGCCAAGTCTCCGCTCGAGGGTTACTCGGGTTGCGCTAAACGTCCCGACGACTTGCCAGTGCCGATCGTGCTTCAAATCGGCTCGCTGCCCGCGAACGTTCACAGCATCTTTTTGCAAGTCTTCGTCGACGATTTCCAACCGGTTCCAATGCACTCGCGCTTCCAGGTAACGCTCAACGGCACGCGCATTCCCACGTTCGAAGACACCATCAATCAACTCGATCAGACCGGCCCGATCGGAAAGCTGCTCACCTTGCAGCTGCTGCCGGAATACTGGCCGATCGTAAAATCGGGCACGGTCAATCTGCTTTTCGACGATCCCACCACGGGTAAGGCCGACGGTTACGCGGTCGATTTCGCGCGTATCCTCGTCAATCCGAAACCGTGGCGCTACGCGGTAACGATCTCGTGCAACGTCATCGACGCGGCCGATCAAAAGCCGATCGCACGCGCCGACGTCGAGGCGGCCGGCGTTACGGCGCGCACCGATGCATCGGGACATTGCGCGCTGCGCAACGTGCCCGCCGGTTTAGTTTCCGTCAGCGCGAACGCCGTCGGTTACGACGGCGCCGTGCAGCTTCTCGATCTGCCCGCCGGGAAACTCGGCACGGCCGATTTCCAGCTCAAGCGTCATAAGGAAACCGTTGCCGATCTCAAAAAGCAGATTCAAGAAAACGGCAGCGTCGCGATCTACGGCATTCATTTCGACACGGCGTCGGCCAAGATTCGTCCCGACAGCCTGCCGTCGCTCAATCGGATACTGGAGCTCGTGAGGAGCAGTCCGGGATCGCGTTGGATCATCGCCGGCCATACCGACAATCAAGGCGGTGCGGATTATAACATGGGTCTTTCTTTGGCCCGCGCACGCTCGGTGGTGGCATGGCTCGTGCAGCACGGCGTCTCCGCAGGCGACCTGACCGCGAAGGGGTACGGCCTGACGCGTCCGATCGCCGATAACTCTACCGAGGCGGGCCGCGCGCTCAACCGCCGAGTCGAGGTAGCCATTCAGAAATAA